TCGATCTGAAGAGCACCAACGGCACTTATCTGAACGGCCGCAAGATCGTCGACAACGCCACCGTCGGCGGCTCGGATCGCATTCAGGTGGGCGACTTTCTGATCACCTTGGAGGGCGAAGGCGACGATAGCGACGGGCTGCGTGCCGGACAATCCAGCGCGGCGCGCGCCCTGCCGGTGCCACCACCGCCGCCACCGCCGGCCCGCGGCGGCTCGGGCTTGTCGGGACTGCCAGCGTTGCCCGACATCGGGGCCGACGACGACGTGGGCGACGAAGGCTATGGCACCAAGTCGCGGTCGGGCAGAGTGCCCATTCCACCGCCACCACCGCCGCCACGACGAAGCACGGCGCCTACAGCTCCGCTGGGGCTGGAGGACGATGGCGTGGACATCGGCGGGGACATGTCGCCTCCCTCACCGGCCGACGTTGCGTCGGCGGGCGATGAGCTCAGCGCCGCAAGCGGGCCGGCGCTGTTCGAAGGGCCGCGCAACGCCGCCTACGACGATGCCAGCCGGCCGATGTCCAGCGACCTGATCGATTCATTGGCTGAAGCCGGGGTCGCCGAAGGGGAAGCGGCAAGCCCCGATCTCTCCGTCGACGGGGGAATGACCGGGCCAGTTTCGGAGCCCGCACCGAATGCGGAAGCCGAGCCGATCGATCAACTGGACGCGCTGGTCGCTGACGCCACGGTCACCCAGATCATCATCGGCGGACCCAATAGCACGCTCGTCGAGCGAAACGGGAGACTGGAGCCGATCGACGGTGGACTGGGGGATCCCAACGCCGTAGCCGAATCGTTGTGGCGGCTGGCGAACACCGCGTTGCCGCCGCCGCCGCCCGACAACCCGGTGGTAGACGTCCGCCTCGCCGACGGCACGCGCATCGCCGCGATCTTTCCTCCGGCCGCCGTGGCCGGTGTCTGCGGTTCGATCCGTAAGCCGGCGCTGCCGGTGCATTCGCTGGCCGAACTGGCCGCGACCGGCGGTCTTAGCAAAGAGGCGCAGACGGTTATCGAAGCGGGGCTGGCGGCGCAGCGAAACCTGCTGATCACCGGCGACCCTGGTTCCGTCTCGATCTTGCTGAGCGCGGTCGCCGCCGCGATTCCCGGTGGGCGGCGCGTGGTTTCGTTGGGTGCCGGCGCTGGCCAGCCTGGCGCGGGCTGGACCGAGCTTGCGCCCGTCGGGGATCTGGCTGGTCTCATCCGCGTGGCTACGGCGTTGCGAGCCGACCACCTGCTGGTCGGAGAAATCCTTGGCGTCGAGCTGCTGGATCTGCTGCTGGCGGCGACGCATGGGCAAGAGGGAATCATCCTTGGTCTCAGCGCGCGCTCGGCCGGTGAAGCCATGGCCCGGTTGGAAGCACTGGCGGGGCAGGTGCCAGGCGCCCACAGCGTGGCGGCGCTGGCCAACAGCACGCTGGATCTGGTGCTGCACGTGACCGCGCTGACCGACGGTGGCTTGCGCGTCACGGAGATCGCCGAGGTGAAGATGGACGCCAGCAACCGCCTGACGGCCGACCCGGTGATGTCGTGGCGCAGCGAGGGCTCGCGCCGGGGCGCCGTCGGCAAGATGCAAATTCTCGGCGTGTCTTCGCGTCTGGCGGCGGCGATGGCGGGCGGAGGCGGCCCCCTGCCCTCGAACTTGACCCGCAAGTGATCGCGCCAACTCGGCCCGCCGTGCCTGGCCGCCGCTGATGTTCTTCGACAAGTTTCGTCAGGCGCAGTCACGACTGCCGACGGGCCTGATTCGCGTCGGACCGCCCGCCAAGAAGTCCGCCCTTGCCGCCGCCGATCGCGCCTTGCCATCGCCGCTGCCCGAAGAGCTGCGATCGTTCTTGGTTTCGTTTGACGGCGCCGATCTGTTTCACGGCAGCGTCGCCCTGGGTGGGGTCGGTAACGACGCCGACCCGTCGCTGCTGACCCTAAACGCCGACCCGACCGTGCAGGGGGACGATCTGATTTTCGCCGAGGCCGAGTTGGGGGATCGGTTCGCGCTGGACCAGAGAGGTCGCGTGTGGCGCCTGCGGGCTGGATCAGACGAGCGGGTTCTGGCCGGGTCGGCCTTCGGCAAATGGTTGGACGCGGTGGTGGCGCGGGAACAGATCCTTTACGACAAGGAAGGCGAGTTCAACGCCGACGCCTTCGAGCCCGATGGCGAGGAGGTGACGCCGCAGACGGCTCGACGCCAGGCCGAACGCGCCCTGCGCCAGGATCCCGGCTCGGCGGAGGCGCACCATGACCTGGGCACGGCGTTGCGGCGGCTGGGACGGCACCGGGAGGCGACGCAAGCGCTGGCGGCGGCGACCGCACTGGACCCGAGCAATCCATGGCCGTGGTTCGACCTTGGACGTCTATTACTGACGGAGGTCCAGGACGCCCCGGCGGCGGCCACGGCGTTCTCCGCGGCCGCGGCGCACGAGACTGGCCTTTCGGCCGCGCGCCTTTGCGCCTGGGTGGCCCGCGCGGCGGAACAGGCCGGCGATCGCCCTCAGCTTGAACAGGCGCGGCGCGTGGCCATGGCACGGGACGCCGGCATTGAAGACGATCTTCGCCGCGCCGTCGACGCCGCCGAACGCGACGCCGATGCGCCCGCCATGGATGAGGCGCGTGCGCTGCTGCGCGCGCTGACCGGGCAGCCAGTGCCAACGCCGCGCCGACGGCTGCCCGTGGTCACCGACAAAGGCTCAGAGCACGCAGCAGCCCCATCCAGACAACCGGCCGTCCGCTCCGACGCCGCCAGCAAACTGGCCAAAACTCGACGCCGCAAACCCGCTCGCTAGGAGATCGGACTTCGCCCCGACTCACCGTCTCTCCATCCACGGCAAAGAAAAACGGCCCGTCAGTCCAAGACCGACGAGCCGTTTCGCGGAACCGCGCGCCGAGGCGACTAGGCCAGGATTTCGGGAATATTGCCGCTGGTATACTTGCTCATCGGCTGGCCCCAGGTCTTGGCCGTACTTCCGAACACGCTTTGCAGGATGGTGAGGTGCACGTCCTGCAGGTTGGCATTGTTCAGCTTGATGTATTGCCCAGACTTGATCACCCCGCCGCCCGAGCCGACCAGAGCAATCGGCAGGTTGAGGCTATCGTGATTTCCACCGTTCATTCCGCTCAAGTATGTGATGATCGAGGAATCAAGGGCGGTTCCGTCGGCACCGTCGGAAATTCCCGCCAACTTTGTCGTCAGGTCGTTCAGGCGATCGACGTTCCACCAGCCACCCGTCGCAAACCCATCATTGGTGTTTCCGGCGTGCTGCAGGTTGTGGTACCCGCCGATGAGCGGCTGTGTGGTCGCTTTCGAGCCGGTCGATGTGAAGTTGCGCAGGGTGGTGAAGGAATAGACGAAGTCACTGCGAGCATCGTCAAGCATGAAGCTGACGACGCGGGTGAGGTCGCACTGGATCGCCATGGTGATGATGTCGATCATCAGCGACGCGTGCGTGCCGCGGTTGTATCCCGCCGGCGTATTGCCCACGCCGTAGATTTGCGTCGGCCGGGTCAACGGCATACACCCGCTGACCATGACCGGCATCGTTGGGTCGGCGACCCGCTGTTCCAGGGTACGGACCGATGTCATGAACTGATCCAGCTTGGCTCGGTCGCTGGTGCTCAGGCGCTTCTCCAGATCGGTCGAGCTGGCCAGGACGTAGTCCAGCGAACTCTTGTTCAACAAGCGTCGTCTCTCGGCATTGGGATCAGGCCCGGTCATCCCCGGTGTCGAGGTCGCGCCACCACCCATCAGGGCGTCAAAGGCCGCCTGGGGGCTGACGATCTTGTAAAGCGGACGGTCCGGCGCCGCCCATGAGATGCTGCGCGAGTGCTGACCAGGGATACCGTCAGGCGACGAATCCAAGGTGGACAGGCCCAACTGAATGGACGGAACCGGGGTCGGCGACATGCCGCCGTTCGCGGTCACGATCTGAT
This portion of the Polyangia bacterium genome encodes:
- a CDS encoding ATPase, T2SS/T4P/T4SS family translates to MIKLTITEKGGEPRSLTFDKDEVSIGRVSGNDIVLPKGNISKRHSRLIIKDGTFELIDLKSTNGTYLNGRKIVDNATVGGSDRIQVGDFLITLEGEGDDSDGLRAGQSSAARALPVPPPPPPPARGGSGLSGLPALPDIGADDDVGDEGYGTKSRSGRVPIPPPPPPPRRSTAPTAPLGLEDDGVDIGGDMSPPSPADVASAGDELSAASGPALFEGPRNAAYDDASRPMSSDLIDSLAEAGVAEGEAASPDLSVDGGMTGPVSEPAPNAEAEPIDQLDALVADATVTQIIIGGPNSTLVERNGRLEPIDGGLGDPNAVAESLWRLANTALPPPPPDNPVVDVRLADGTRIAAIFPPAAVAGVCGSIRKPALPVHSLAELAATGGLSKEAQTVIEAGLAAQRNLLITGDPGSVSILLSAVAAAIPGGRRVVSLGAGAGQPGAGWTELAPVGDLAGLIRVATALRADHLLVGEILGVELLDLLLAATHGQEGIILGLSARSAGEAMARLEALAGQVPGAHSVAALANSTLDLVLHVTALTDGGLRVTEIAEVKMDASNRLTADPVMSWRSEGSRRGAVGKMQILGVSSRLAAAMAGGGGPLPSNLTRK
- a CDS encoding tetratricopeptide repeat protein, producing MFFDKFRQAQSRLPTGLIRVGPPAKKSALAAADRALPSPLPEELRSFLVSFDGADLFHGSVALGGVGNDADPSLLTLNADPTVQGDDLIFAEAELGDRFALDQRGRVWRLRAGSDERVLAGSAFGKWLDAVVAREQILYDKEGEFNADAFEPDGEEVTPQTARRQAERALRQDPGSAEAHHDLGTALRRLGRHREATQALAAATALDPSNPWPWFDLGRLLLTEVQDAPAAATAFSAAAAHETGLSAARLCAWVARAAEQAGDRPQLEQARRVAMARDAGIEDDLRRAVDAAERDADAPAMDEARALLRALTGQPVPTPRRRLPVVTDKGSEHAAAPSRQPAVRSDAASKLAKTRRRKPAR
- a CDS encoding DUF1552 domain-containing protein, whose amino-acid sequence is MNGKNWTRRQALKGAGIALSLPVLETFLPNGTKARAAAAASKKRYFSVYFSCGTADFWTPTGSGATYTLSPILQPMMPNQAHTTVLGGVGNYSPWNGHIEPSHGHNCASAWTGVAANGPSLNNNAISIDQAIANQIVTANGGMSPTPVPSIQLGLSTLDSSPDGIPGQHSRSISWAAPDRPLYKIVSPQAAFDALMGGGATSTPGMTGPDPNAERRRLLNKSSLDYVLASSTDLEKRLSTSDRAKLDQFMTSVRTLEQRVADPTMPVMVSGCMPLTRPTQIYGVGNTPAGYNRGTHASLMIDIITMAIQCDLTRVVSFMLDDARSDFVYSFTTLRNFTSTGSKATTQPLIGGYHNLQHAGNTNDGFATGGWWNVDRLNDLTTKLAGISDGADGTALDSSIITYLSGMNGGNHDSLNLPIALVGSGGGVIKSGQYIKLNNANLQDVHLTILQSVFGSTAKTWGQPMSKYTSGNIPEILA